In Pochonia chlamydosporia 170 chromosome 3, whole genome shotgun sequence, the following are encoded in one genomic region:
- a CDS encoding DNA repair protein Rad50 (similar to Neosartorya fischeri NRRL 181 XP_001266773.1) — protein sequence MSRIDKLSISGVRSFSPSVREAIQFNTPLTLIVGYNGSGKTTIIECLKYATTGELPPNSKGGAFIHDPKLCGEKEVMAQVKLQFRSINDRQHVATRSMQLTVKKTTRSQKTLDCSLVVVNNGERTTTSTRQAQLDEMIPERLGVSPAILDAVIFCHQDESLWPLSEPAALKKRFDEIFEALKYTKAIDNLKVLRKKHVEQLGKLQNDEAHNKTNKDRGERAEKRMTGLQAEIEDAREKCESLSTEMQETQEKIRQKHEQANSFLQIVQNLSNKKEQLEYRQDAVNELRQTFDELHDDDASLETALSQYEQSMERYREDAEQNKSQYSELQQELVDSRKNLSTKLSEQGKHQSDKDKYERQVKARMEMIQEAAATHGFRGFDENLTEQHVKSFNERIQKLLSEKKRDLERLQKDNAAELDKATGVITDLEGRKAARTQDRVSAKQRIGAIEKRTGILQNEASLIDVDEGAKAILEGQLEDIGARFDRSQAEMEKSNWDKQISDENDKLWQLENENEKLGRELVECTRLASERAQLDYRKKEVADRKRKLETLTNTWRPKLSAAIGSDWEPDALEPKFQTVLAQQNKSLQDARRSLDQIKQKQQKVEYKLKNARESQESKTRDAEKCKQQVLAALREVRDGASIDDYTEEVASVEQQVEDLRNELSLFDALFDYYNKCKRMLESKKKCLLCERHFDDSQSASLDRLSKKIEKNLDPKGKVDVEKDLKEAMASLESLRSVRSSYDTHERLVSELPSIRDECKTIESEYDALERQLEDHESRVASEDERVRDLDDLSKTVSTMAQLVKDIQDSEGQVDRIMSQQMSGGVTRSADEIHELQASIGEQMRGLKNRITKLTTDRQRMKDQLSSLELERSELRNKIGRAAGQLDKKNDIQNQIQTLKDDMAHQRETIQRADEELEKIEPSIVDARSARDETLRKGRGKEQVIIDERDAIANSVSEIKMLDSDIQDYNDRGGPSNLASNQRAIAALEKSIANTEKEIADLTVRANKLKQDIDSGDRKKKNISDNLNYRKHLRTLEVLRREIEELEDRNAHEDYERLQSEARSLENQSNRLLAERGSVMGTMKTKDEELGRLLQEWEMDYKGAKQKYREAHIRVETTKAAIEDLAQCGAAVDKAVMQFHSMKMAEVNRIAGELWQSTYQGTDIDTILIRSDNESTSGKRNYNYRLCMVKQDTEMDMRGRCSAGQKVLASIIIRLALAESFGVNCGLIALDEPTTNLDRDNIKSLAESLHMIIKTRQAQSNFQLIVITHDEDFLRHMRCSDFCDSFFRVKRDATQNSVIVRESITKIF from the exons ATGTCGAGAATCGACAAACTCTCCATTTCTGGAGTTCGATCTTTTAGTCCGTCGGTTAGAGAGGCTATCCAATTCAATACACCCTTAACCTTAATCGTTGGGTACAATGGATCTGGAAAGACCACCATCATCGAGTGTCTCAAATATGCCACCACCGGTGAGCTGCCGCCTAATAGCAAAGGCGGCGCATTTATTCATGACCCCAAG CTCTGTGGCGAGAAGGAAGTCATGGCCCAAGTGAAATTACAGTTTCGCTCCATCAACGACCGTCAACATGTTGCCACGCGAAGCATGCAGCTGACGGTAAAGAAAACGACTCGGTCCCAGAAAACTCTAGATTGCTCACTTGTCGTGGTGAATAATGGCGAGCGAACGACTACTTCTACAAGACAGGCGCAACTTGACGAAATGATTCCTGAGAGACTTGGCGTCTCGCCTGCCATTCTCGATGCAGTCATCTTTTGTCATCAAGATGAGTCTCTGTGGCCTCTAAGCGAACCTGCTGCCCTGAAGAAGCGATTCGACGAGATTTTCGAAGCCCTCAAGTACACcaaggccattgacaatTTGAAGGTGCTCCGCAAGAAGCATGTTGAGCAATTGGGCAAGCTGCAAAATGATGAAGCGCACAACAAAACAAATAAAGACCGTGGCGAGAGGGCTGAAAAGCGAATGACTGGCTTGCAGGCCGAGATTGAGGATGCTCGAGAAAAGTGCGAATCTCTCTCAACTGAGATGCAGGAAACTCAGGAGAAGATTCGCCAAAAACATGAACAAGCCAACAGTTTTCTTCAAATTGTTCAAAACCtcagcaacaagaaggaaCAGCTGGAATACCGTCAAGATGCCGTAAACGAACTGAGACAAACGTTTGACGAGCTCCACGATGATGACGCATCCCTCGAGACCGCACTCTCTCAGTACGAACAGAGCATGGAACGATACCGAGAGGACGCCGAGCAAAACAAGTCGCAGTATAGCGAACTGCAACAAGAACTTGTTGACTCTCGCAAGAATCTTTCCACGAAACTCTCCGAACAGGGAAAACATCAGTCGGATAAGGATAAATATGAGCGACAAGTCAAGGCTCGCATGGAGATGATACAAGAAGCTGCAGCTACGCACGGCTTCCGAGGCTTTGACGAGAACCTGACGGAACAGCATGTCAAATCATTCAACGAAAGGATCCAAAAACTTCTGAGCGAGAAAAAGCGGGATCTTGAGCGCTTACAAAAAGACAACGCCGCAGAACTTGACAAGGCAACTGGCGTAATTACGGACTTGGAGGGCCGAAAAGCTGCCAGAACTCAGGATCGTGTGTCGGCAAAGCAACGCATTGGAGCCATTGAAAAGCGCACTGGTATTCTGCAGAACGAGGCCAGTCTGatcgatgttgatgaaggggccaaggccatcttGGAGGGTCAGCTCGAGGATATTGGTGCGCGGTTCGACAGGTCGCAAGCTGAGATGGAAAAGTCCAATTGGGACAAGCAAATATCCGACGAAAATGACAAGCTGTGGCAGCTTGAGAATGAGAACGAGAAATTGGGCCGGGAACTTGTTGAATGCACTCGTCTTGCATCCGAAAGGGCACAGCTTGATTATAGAAAGAAGGAGGTGGCCGACAGGAAACGCAAGCTTGAGACGCTAACTAATACTTGGAGGCCCAAGCTTTCCGCGGCGATTGGCAGTGATTGGGAACCTGACGCATTGGAACCAAAATTCCAGACTGTTCTCGCCCAGCAGAATAAGTCACTCCAGGATGCTCGCAGGAGTCTGGATCAAATCaaacagaagcagcaaaaggtGGAGTATAAGCTCAAGAATGCTCGGGAATCCCAAGAATCCAAGACTCGAGATGCGGAAAAGTGCAAACAACAGGTACTGGCGGCCCTTCGCGAGGTTCGAGACGGCGCATCCATTGACGATTATACGGAAGAGGTTGCGTCAGTAGAGCAGCAGGTGGAGGATCTCCGAAACGAACTGAGTCTGTTTGACGCCCTTTTCGATTACTACAACAAGTGCAAGCGAATGCTCGAATCCAAAAAGAAGTGTCTTCTCTGCGAACGACACTTTGATGATAGTCAAAGTGCCAGCTTGGACCGCCTGAGCAAAAAGATTGAGAAGAATCTTGATCCAAAGGGCAAGGTTGACGTAGAGAAAGATCTCAAGGAGGCTATGGCTAGTCTGGAATCACTACGTTCAGTTCGTTCGAGTTATGACACTCACGAACGTCTCGTTTCAGAGCTTCCATCTATTCGTGACGAGTGCAAGACGATCGAGAGCGAGTATGATGCTCTTGAACGACAATTGGAAGACCATGAATCTAGAGTTGCTAGCGAGGATGAGCGGGTTCGCGATTTGGATGACTTGTCCAAGACAGTTTCAACCATGGCCCAGCTGGTCAAGGATATTCAGGACTCGGAAGGCCAGGTGGACCGCATAATGTCACAGCAAATGTCTGGCGGAGTCACCCGAAGTGCCGATGAAATACATGAGCTGCAGGCTAGCATCGGAGAACAAATGAGGGGGTTGAAGAACCGGATAACGAAGCTTACCACGGACAGACAGCGCATGAAGGACCAATTGAGTTCTCTGGAGCTCGAAAGAAGCGAGCTCAGGAACAAGATTGGACGTGCGGCCGGGCAactggacaagaagaatgaTATCCAGAACCAGATACAGACACTCAAGGACGACATGGCTCATCAGCGGGAGACCATTCAGCGAGCtgacgaggagctggagaagatcGAACCTAGTATTGTCGATGCCAGGTCTGCTCGGGATGAAACGCTTCGAAAGGGCCGCGGCAAGGAGCAGGTAATTATCGATGAACGAGACGCCATAGCCAACTCTGTCAGTGAAATTAAAATGCTCGACAGCGACATACAGGACTACAATGACCGCGGCGGGCcgtcaaacttggcttcaaatCAGCGGGCAATAGCAGCACTGGAAAAGTCCATCGCCAACACCGAAAAGGAAATTGCAGACCTGACCGTGCGAGCAAACAAGTTGAAGCAAGACATTGACAGTGGTGaccgcaagaagaagaacatcaGCGATAACCTGAACTACCGAAAACACCTGCGAACGCTGGAGGTTTTGCGACGGGAGattgaagagcttgaggatCGTAACGCTCACGAAGATTACGAGCGCCTGCAAAGCGAAGCACGCAGTCTCGAGAACCAATCCAACCGCTTGCTTGCAGAACGAGGATCGGTCATGGGCACCATGAAGaccaaagacgaagaacTCGGCAGACTCCTGCAAGAATGGGAAATGGACTACAAAGGGGCCAAGCAAAAGTACCGCGAGGCTCATATCCGCGTGGAAACCACCAAGGCCGCCATCGAAGATTTGGCGCAATGCGGAGCGGCCGTCGACAAGGCCGTCATGCAGTTCCACTCCATGAAGATGGCAGAGGTGAACCGCATCGCCGGCGAGCTCTGGCAGTCGACATACCAGGGCACCGACATCGACACCATTCTCATTCGTTCCGACAACGAATCCACTTCCGGCAAACGCAACTACAACTACCGCCTCTGCATGGTCAAGCAAGACACGGAGATGGACATGCGCGGCCGCTGCTCGGCAGGCCAAAAGGTCCTGGcgagcatcatcatccgtcTCGCGCTCGCGGAATCCTTCGGCGTGAACTGTGGCCTGATTGCCCTCGACGAACCAACTACAAACTTGGACCGTGACAACATCAAGAGTCTAGCAGAGTCTCTGCACATGATTATCAAGACGAGACAGGCGCAGAGTAATTTCCAACTCATTGTGATTACGCACGACGAGGACTTCTTACGACACATGCGATGTAGCGATTTCTGCGATAGTTTTTTCCGCGTGAAGAGGGATGCCACGCAGAACAGTGTCATTGTAAGGGAGAGCATTACCAAAATATTCTAG
- a CDS encoding protein phosphatase 4 core regulatory subunit R2 (similar to Metarhizium robertsii ARSEF 23 XP_007823621.1): MEVDSENDLLSKVAAGGLVDDGTWPAIRGDIITRLDKIAHDDFPIPNLPPPPPPLESRLLSPLPSSPLEHTSSQEANKENAPAEKPAEPKPLAPGELPKQIDDMLTDIKTHLQTFENYAPHTIQRLVELTLKPTAHYKALASYLHAVDRVVRVTSGTNVFPLPPAIPDMSSIELNGDDKDPASAVSWGNSTVAGLGTDEALGGALLTPIPWLTRRSPESNGDTPSAGAQIHSESTETIDGPNGMGRIETVSVSVNGIPSTGHTRGVTQGELLRQEQRAGVVPVSQLNRNQESPNQEEGEMHEEEEEVPHARGPEEIGVGDTGPQGVTTSYMGEDGVLMQGIDVEAAVGRRHDDEEHPQESKKDDDASSTSSTESAGTKREAEQELEGEPAKKVKEDGDESQDVAVEEAPAPETKQDTETSSSGNVTAQEAESSKGEKDEAPGDKEGSA, encoded by the exons ATGGAGGTGGATAGCGAAAACGACCTTCTGAGCAAGGTCGCAGCAGGCGGACTAGTTGACGA TGGCACATGGCCAGCTATTCGCGGCGATATCATCACCCGCTTAGACAAG ATTGCCCACGACGACTTCCCTATACCGAATCttccaccaccgccaccgccTCTGGAGAGCCGCTTGCTCTCCCCTCTCCCCTCATCACCACTAGAACACACTTCATCGCAGGAGGCGAACAAGGAGAATGCCCCTGCAGAAAAACCAGCCGAGCCCAAGCCCCTCGCGCCGGGCGAACTGCCCAAACAAATCGACGACATGTTGACGGACATCAAGACGCACCTCCAGACGTTTGAGAACTATGCGCCGCACACGATCCAGCGACTCGTAGAGCTGACGCTGAAACCGACGGCACACTACAAAGCCCTAGCATCATACCTACATGCCGTGGACCGCGTCGTCCGAGTCACCTCCGGCACGAACGTCTTCCCCCTTCCCCCAGCCATCCCCGACATGTCGAGCATAGAATTAAACGGCGACGACAAAGATCCCGCCAGCGCCGTATCGTGGGGTAACTCTACCGTCGCGGGACTCGGCACCGACGAAGCACTGGGGGGCGCGCTCCTAACTCCCATCCCGTGGCTCACGCGGCGAAGCCCCGAAAGCAACGGCGACACACCCTCTGCAGGGGCACAAATCCACAGCGAAAGCACCGAGACAATCGACGGGCCAAACGGCATGGGGAGAATCGAAACCGTATCAGTTAGTGTCAACGGCATTCCCTCGACAGGACATACGCGAGGTGTCACGCAGGGGGAACTTCTGCGCCAGGAGCAGCGTGCGGGCGTCGTCCCCGTCAGCCAGCTGAATAGGAATCAGGAGTCGCCGAATCAGGAAGAAGGGGAGATGcacgaggaagaagaagaggtgcCTCATGCGCGGGGACCAGAGGAGATTGGCGTGGGTGACACTGGTCCTCAGGGTGTAACGACGAGTTACATGGGCGAAGATGGGGTGTTGATGCAGGGGATTGATGTGGAGGCCGCGGTTGGTAGGAGacacgacgacgaggagcaTCCTCAGGAGAGTAAGAAGGACGACGACGCAAGTAGCACGTCTAGTACTGAGAGTGCGGGGACGAAACGCGAAGCAGAGCAGGAATTAGAGGGTGAACCAGCGAAAAAGGTcaaagaagatggtgatgaatcgCAGGATGTAGCTGTGGAGGAGGCGCCGGCTCCAGAAACGAAACAGGATACAGAGACGAGTTCGAGTGGAAATGTGAcagcccaagaagcagaaagctCTAAAGGGGAGAAGGATGAAGCCCCAGGTGACAAGGAGGGAAGTGCCTAG
- a CDS encoding SPRY domain-containing protein (similar to Metarhizium robertsii ARSEF 23 XP_007823627.1), whose product MCFGGKSEKDHDPAPRPVQQPIQQQPQPQQQHPEDVKNPSWNPYEPAASSSSNQQNYAPPCVPPPSHQKGDYDPPAGPPPSHQQQYAPPTGPPPGQQQYAAPPGPPPSHHQSEYAPPAGPPPGHRDEYAPPPGPPPSNLDWAVPPPEAPPSQKKPDHDWQAAVPDTSLFPPPPAIFSGYDYSPANNATEEEAEAGEAWCAQYPLTQPMYLDDAGKTALQANNFRLMEPVGFNGQLNWLAPGHWEGSTAKNAPDRCIIGYPPLYVVNEHDPTRYGRPKTIYYEVKIRPNSKNNNIAMGFTALPYPSFRLPGWHRGSLGVHGDDGHKYINDRWGGKDFTYQFGKGETLGIGMTFKPTGTARPEVSIFFTRDGVHAGGWNLHEETDAEQDLPVTGLEGFHDLSCAVGSFDSVNFEVIFDPAKWRYNPM is encoded by the coding sequence ATGTGTTTCGGAGGCAAGAGCGAAAAGGACCATGACCCGGCACCGAGACCGGTTCAGCAGCCgatccagcagcagccgcagccgcaacaacagcatcCAGAGGACGTGAAGAATCCTTCATGGAATCCTTATGAGCCAGccgcatcgtcatcatcaaaccAGCAAAACTATGCTCCTCCCTGTGTTCCGCCGCCGTCTCACCAAAAGGGCGATTATGATCCTCCAGCGGGACCTCctccatctcatcaacaacagtACGCTCCTCCCACAGGACCACCGCCCGGCCAGCAACAATATGCTGCGCCGCCTGGACCACCgccatctcaccaccagaGTGAATACGCACCTCCGGCGGGACCGCCCCCAGGCCACAGGGACGAATACGCACCGCCGCCTGGTCCACCTCCTTCAAATCTAGATTGGGCAGTGCCACCTCCAGAGGCTCCTCCGTCCCAGAAGAAACCTGATCATGACTGGCAAGCCGCCGTCCCTGATACGTCGCTCTTCCCACCGCCTCCCGCCATCTTCAGCGGCTACGATTATTCACCCGCCAACAATGccactgaggaagaagccgaAGCCGGTGAGGCATGGTGTGCCCAGTATCCCCTTACCCAGCCTATGTATCTCGATGATGCTGGTAAAACTGCCCTTCAGGCGAACAACTTCCGCCTGATGGAGCCTGTTGGTTTCAATGGTCAACTCAACTGGCTAGCCCCTGGCCACTGGGAAGGATCGACAGCAAAGAACGCCCCTGATAGATGTATCATTGGATACCCGCCGCTCTatgttgtcaatgagcaTGATCCAACGCGATATGGCCGACCCAAGACCATCTACTACGAAGTCAAGATTCGCCCCAACAGCAAAAACAACAATATTGCTATGGGTTTCACAGCTCTCCCCTATCCTTCCTTCCGTCTCCCTGGTTGGCATCGTGGCAGTCTGGGCGTCCATGGAGACGATGGACACAAGTATATCAATGACAGATGGGGCGGCAAAGATTTCACCTATCAATTCGGAAAGGGCGAGACCTTGGGCATCGGAATGACATTCAAGCCGACGGGCACAGCCCGCCCAGAAGTGTCTATATTCTTCACACGGGATGGAGTTCACGCTGGTGGTTGGAACCTACATGAGGAGACGGATGCCGAGCAGGATTTGCCAGTGACTGGTTTGGAAGGGTTCCACGACTTGAGCTGTGCTGTGGGCTCCTTTGATAGTGTGAACTTTGAGGTTATTTTTGATCCCGCCAAGTGGAGGTATAACCCTATGTAA
- a CDS encoding Cutinase palindrome-binding protein (similar to Cordyceps militaris CM01 XP_006665295.1), translated as MDHGPPPPPPPGNLYDFSTFTLNDLPNAQNSEFSAGVQPNNNDLMSFFDDGDMMDTFGGIPMNIDSGIGAPAMPATQPIPSHGSSDIAMTNTPDTQASSQQQPNDPLATTAENVPGAGPLPPGSFAQMSLTGAGGSGGSVSTVTDFTKRRNWPAKVVEELRDFLHILDANGRIKYASKSVLALTGYAAGELQDVFLKDMIHPDDQGVFVAELNESIASGNPLRMFYRIKTKGGTYVMLETIGHAHIAAARFAPNPNNQSPFCQAVFMMSRKYPTKNTILLDSFLEHKMENERLRRRIAELRREEEAETEESNRQWMQSQEGQSDVTPSETTAASTPFLRHNSGGDMHGDGFNSALTRENLEGVAASRSSDSLGDKMARYEGNTHAETIEMLTGLRYLEGERSRGITTGGSSPTLIRGDAGIAIPIDRDARAGEKKKKLKTAEEYVCTDCGTLDSPEWRKGPNGPKTLCNACGLRWAKKEKKRHSVSQKGPMVDQTMG; from the exons ATGGATCATGGACCGCCtccacctccgcctcctGGCAATTTGTATGATTTCTCGACATTCACTTTGAATGACTTGCCAAATGCACAAAACTCTGAG TTTTCCGCCGGAGTGCAACCCAACAACAACGACTTGATGTCCTTTTTCGATGATGGGGACATGATGGACACATTTGGCGGCATACCCATGAACATTGACTCGGGCATTGGCGCACCGGCCATGCCCGCAACCCAGCCAATACCTAGCCATGGGAGCAGCGACATTGCCATGACCAATACTCCCGATACTCAAGCTtcgagccagcagcaaccaaACGATCCACTAGCTACGACGGCCGAAAATGTGCCTGGAGCCGGTCCTCTCCCGCCTGGGTCTTTCGCGCAAATGAGCCTCACCGGCGCCGGCGGTAGTGGCGGTAGTGTGAGCACTGTGACCGACTTCACGAAACGAAGAAATTGGCCAGCAAAGGTAGTGGAGGAGTTGAGGGACTTTCTGCACATTCTCGACGCCAACGGACGAATCAAGTATGCATCCAAGAGCGTCCTGGCCCTCACCGGATATGCGGCCGGTGAGCTTCAAGATGTGTTTTTGAAGGATATGATTCATCCAGACGACCAGGGCGTTTTCGTTGCTGAGCTCAATGAATCGATCGCGTCCGGCAACCCTCTGCGAATGTTCTACAGAATCAAAACCAAGGGAGGCACGTACGTCATGCTTGAGACTATCGGTCATGCCCACATCGCGGCGGCGAGATTTGCGCCCAACCCCAACAACCAATCACCATTTTGCCAAGCCGTCTTCATGATGTCGAGAAAATACCCCACGAAGAATACTATTCTCCTCGACTCATTTTTGGAGCACAAAATGGAAAACGAGCGATTGCGGCGGCGCATTGCGGAGCTGcggagagaagaagaagccgaaACGGAAGAGTCAAACCGACAATGGATGCAGAGTCAAGAGGGCCAATCTGATGTGACTCCGTCTGAGACGACGGCCGCATCCACCCCCTTCCTCCGCCACAACTCAGGGGGCGATATGCACGGGGATGGGTTCAACTCGGCGCTCACAAGAGAGAATCTTGAAGGTGTCGCGGCGAGCCGAAGCTCGGATTCCCTGGGGGATAAGATGGCCCGCTACGAAGGCAATACACACGCCGAGACAATAGAAATGCTGACCGGATTGCGGTATTTGGAAGGCGAGCGTAGTAGGGGTATTACGACTGGCGGTAGCAGCCCGACACTCATCAGGGGCGATGCCGGCATTGCGATTCCCATCGATCGAGATGCTAGAGCaggggagaagaagaagaaattgaagacgGCAGAGGAATACGTCTGCACGGATTGCG GAACTCTGGACTCGCCCGAATGGCGAAAGGGACCTAATGGACCGAAGACACTTTGCAATGCCTGTGGCTTGCGATGggccaagaaagaaaagaagcggCACAGTGTATCGCAAAAGGGGCCGATGGTGGACCAAACCATGGGGTAG